From the Papaver somniferum cultivar HN1 chromosome 2, ASM357369v1, whole genome shotgun sequence genome, the window GATAGCAGAGGTCAAGTGAAGAAAAGGAAAATCCGCAAAGATGATCATGAACCAAGGAAATAGAAATCAAGTAGGCGTGTAAACTTACCAAGAGAACCAAAGAGACATATGATTACTGCAAAGAGTAAAGTGCTTGAGCTGAATGCCATCTTCCCCGTTTAGACCAACATATTGATTTTTTACTGGTACTCTTTACTTATGAATCTAGGAGACTCTATATTTTGCTCATTATAAAGGAAAAATCTCTATATTTTGCTCAAATCTTTATAACACAAAAATCCAAGttttatataataaaatttattgATAACATAAAAATCGACCTACCtacttagagcgtccacaatggacaaCTAAACTCAAATATTTGGTGCAGTGgataggcgtagtgggacggaccatcaatcaaaatttgatcaaagagtaaaacccagATCAAATTTagtcggcgatcaagaccaaacccaaatatagtcggacgtttatataatgtccgtcTACCCAACGGGCGTAGGTATAATGTCCGCTagtagccgcgcgttcgtaaagttaacgcctgatgcagggcgttggtatacCTTACGCCTGGAtggagcgttggtataatgtccgcctggatggggcatACATAAAGTTAACGCCCCTTAGTTGGGCGTTGATATTCTTTGATCCTCTACCAGACGTTGATATACTTTGGACCAAAATGATCTAATTTGAGATACATCACATGGgacgggctttatacctccgccccatttttttttttctttttttcttttttttttatttttgtttgaattccCCGAGCGTAATCTTTATTAACGCCTGATTTCAGGCGTAATCTTTACAAACGCCCCATttcaggcgttatctttacccgCGCCTGATTCCAGGCGTAAACTTTACCAACGCTCGATGTCCAGGcgaactttatatcaacgcgcgaccaaatttactcttctcCCTCTACGCCacacgacggactaaacccaaatttgatctttttttttagtctttggttttggtcgcaccactgcagttgctcttagactCCCAACACAGAACAAAACATATGGTTGTGCTTTCTTTTATGGTATTTCATTTATAAATTAAAGAGCCGTGTGTGTTAAACTTGAGCACATGCAAAATTATACAGAAAATCGGTCATGTGTCCAAATATTTtggaaacatggttcaaatggaggagtaaaaattaatatgggtgaaatggacataaaaaaatagtaaggatgaaactggattcatcctggcttaaacttaaaaaatagcgaggatgaaactggatgcatcctgtgtaaattaaaaataagaaaaagtatttcaaaattggcaggatgaaactgtttacaccctgactatttttacatttttttccatttaaacagtatcaaaatctaagtgtccttctcacccaggaattattgattttggtctttttaaccaattttgtgaaaattaTAATTAATTGAGAAACAcagcaaaaaagagaaaaataggaTACATAGTACTTCTGCCTGTACATTCATTTTCAAATAACAAAAGCTAATGGCAACTACGAAACTTGTGAAATTTTGGCATATATCAGTATATTAAAGCCATAAGCTGAGTTTTTTGTTTTATCACCCATCTGTCAGTTTTTCAAGCTCTGATTTCTTGGTAGTTCTGGCATGCGTGTTCTACGGTATTCATAATCTATAAAACTAGACAGTGGGATTTTTGTTGACTTACTCGTTAACGAGATCATTTGAAAGATATCATGAgcggaagaaaaaaaacattaccTAAAAGGTACGAAATATATGGCACGTAAGCTAACTTGATTATTCACGACCACCAAGGTGAACGCGCATGAGATACTCTAACTTGATTCGATCACCACTACCTCGGTGGTTATATTCCAATAAAAGATCTACGAGGAACGACCTAAAACTAAACTGAGCCACCAGCAAATGTATCGAAGCGCATGAACATTCTAGGGGCATTGAAGATGAAGGGTAGATGATTTTTCTTACTTTTTCGAAGCATTCCTCCTCAGGTTACTTTCTTCCTATGGTGCTCAATACATGGTAAGTTAAATAACATTGATGATGTTGAGGAAAGGTGCTAATATTTATGGTTGCTGCATCTCGGTGGACCGTGTTGCGAATGAGACTGCTCACGGCTGGCTACTTATTATTCCAATGTTGATTGTTAGGTAAACTAAAGTCTGGTCTAACACCAACCGATGCATGGTGCTTTCCTAAGTCTATGGTTGCGTCGTCAAAATGCTGGTTTTGGAAATCCAGGGCAAATGAAATAGAGTTATTTGGTAAAAGAGTcttataaatttattatgtaattagggtctgggtcgtaaAACATGTAGTTGATGCGTTAGGATCGTGGACTAACTAACTTTGACCGTttgatttatttttaataatacccttatGAAATAACTAAATCACATCATATACTAACGGACCTAACCCACATAATACTAAACCAAACTACTACCTATTCCCTTACATTTCATCGAACATATTTACTACATTCACAAAAGCAACTTCTTTCACCAGTTTCACAAGAAAATTGTCCACGGTCTCCACTGTAGTTATGCACTAGATCAGGTCCACTATTTCAATTCATTCTTCTCTGTGGCAACAATAAATCACTTGATGGTAGGTTAGGATTTCTTTTGGAAAAACGTATACAGATAACGAAGATGAAGTTCTTTTTTGAGTTGGTGGGGATGGAGGAGAATGTTTAATTTGAGGGCTAATAATGAAGATTTTAAGAACCATTTTTTCCAAGCGCTTAATTGGTCACCGGAAAATAACTAGAGGCCTCACCAAATTTACACCCACTTTATTTGTTTTAGGGGTTCCAAAATGTTATGAAAATACTATTTTATCCTTCattaataataaaatttaaaactctATTCACCCATAATCCCAAGCCTCCATTTCATTTCCATATTTTAACAAAAAAGACGGAATCTCTTCTCCCTCTTTCTCAACTATCTTCTCTtccattgaagaaaaaaaaattcaattacaGTTAAAGGGTCGTCAACCTGAAAATCGTAaagcctaacgatttttcatatgcatgtagagattatgaaaaatcgttaggatatatgaggaggaagataacgaccctaattctagtttttcattttttttttgctctaaGTTAAAGTCGTTACCGAAACATAGAAACATATAACGATCATTTACGAACGATCCCATTTTAAAATTAACGACTCTGCatgaaaagaaagcaaaaaaccGCGCCTATTTTAAATGTTAACGACTCCATATGAAAAAAAAGCCAAAGACGATGTCCAAGTAACAAGGGTCGTCAAGAAGAGATTTTTCTACAAAGAGCTTAGAAGCTAACGACCCTTTGTATGTTTTCCATGTGAAATTAATGAGTTAACAACCCTTTATGCCCAAGTAACAATCTAATAACCCTTTTTTGCCCAAGTAACAAGCTAACGACCCTTTTTTATGCCCAGTAACAAGTTAACGACCCTTTTTTGCCCAAGTAACAAGCTAACGACCCCAAGTAACAAGCTAGCGACCCTTTGTGCCAAAGTAACAAGCTAACGATCCCATTTTAAAAATTAACGACTCCGTGTGAACTTTAAGGGTCGTTAATGCGTAGATTTTTTAGATGACGACCCTTATTATAGTAGTCAGTGTTCATCATATtaccatgacgatttttcataatctgaaaaagttgcaggtttgaatcGTCAACTGTGGTATCAATTAATTGACGATTTTCTAGAATCGTTGGGATATACATCCCTCGACACTGACGACTCTCAAGAGTCGTTAGTTTATTATACTCCCGACctaacgaccctcactctgagtagttcCATATCGACCATGAAttgaccacttggagcaccattcagaTAATTTGAAGAGTGtatgaagtttacctgattgttttgagcttcgggttcttcattttgagtattggttccttcattttgagcaataggaTCGTCATTTCCACCATTATTCAaggcttcctctattaacatatcttcatcaaacatccaatccatatgATTAAttgagacaatcttaccatcaacacaatcatgtatgttgtttgaatcttcacctacatcatttcctccactagaatcactcatttcaaaaaaccctaaattttcccccaaaactcactttcttcctctccacaacacaaaaagccaatttttcttttatcaaaatttaatccttaaatctgattttaatctaactaaattatttaataattatttaactTAATTAGTAATTATCACTAATAATTTGGGGGTAATTTTGCCATTTAAAAAAATTGGGGATAAGGAATAACCCTTAATTACTATTTCATGCCCTTTTTTGTTTTGTAGCTAGGAGTCCCCAATTATTTTCTAGGGCCCCAATTCAGCCGTGTTTTTTCCCTCCATCTTTCTGTTAAAAGAATCtaatttatgggtttgttttcCTTTTTGTAAAATTTGATTTCGGCAGCTCTATGTTGAATTAGTTGAACGAATCGAGTTAGATATTTGATGGAAGGAATTGTTCTGCTGGGAAGAAAAGAATTCAGAGAAGTTCGATCGATGATAATTTACTTATTAGCACCGAAAATGATGCATAAGATGACGGAATTTCAATGGGATAGTCGAGTAGAACAAGTGAAGACTGTGAAGTCAAGTCATAGAAATGGGAAAAGATGGAAAGGAAGGACGAGAGAAATACATGCTTTGACAATATTCAAAAGGTCAACGATAGTCAGGCAAAGGTCAAGGTTTTTGGCAAAATAAAATATGTCAACTGACATCTTTCTAACGGTCTTCGATCAGTCTACGATCCTAATGCATCAACCGCATATTCTTCGATCCAGATCCTAATTTGATTATAAAGGTGAGAcctttttacaaaatatctcaatGAAATATGGATCGAAGAATCTAATTCTTGCTGCTGTAACTTGGACTTTATGGTGTGAGAAGAGGCAATAAAAAAAATCAGCAATGGATGGAGAGGCTTCACACATCAACATTTAGCTTACACCCTACATGTCAGAAGTATTCACAATGAGAAAAGGCGATAAAAATCAAACTACAACGGATGGAGAGGCTCTAGATCAACGTTTCCATATTGTATAATCACACTTAGCTTACAACACCCTCTTTATTTCTAGGGGCGGACCTTCAGAAATTCGAAGGCAccaaataattgtataaggtataTACCCCATAGTCCGCTGTATTGATTTTTTATCTACACTTTGATTGCGTCAGCTTTCACTTCGCGTGCACCCAAACAAAAACTCTAGAAAATCCGATCAACTAATAACAACTACTATTTTCTTTTTACTACACATACTTTCTCAACTAAACTTCATCCAACATAATCTACTCTTGTATGTTTTCACTATAAATAAGCACTAAACATCAATATGTTAATCCACAACAAACTCACTACACAACATCTCTTATCTCTCTTCAGTTGTTTAAGTAAAAacgttttttcttttctgcaaaGGAAAATCATGGCCTCTTACAAGATTTTCTTCGTGTTGTCTATGATCATTGCAGTATCCTTCATCAATTTCAGCTCAGCTGCTCGTCATCTTTTGCAAGCACCAACAGCACTACCTTCAATTCCTACGATATCGACAATTCCTACAGTTCCTGCAAATCCTACTATTCCTACAATGCCTACTATTCCTGCAATGCCTACTATTCCTACAATTCCCACAGTTACACCACTACCAACTGTATTGCCTACTGTTCCAAACTTCACATTACCTCCTTTGTCCGCAATTCAATCAACAATTTCTTCTTTATTCCCTAATGGAATCCCTTTCCTCACCCCTTCACCTTCTGCAACAACTTCCTCTACTACTAGCCCTTGATTTTGGTTCATATAGTATAGTTGTTTTATACTTACTACTAAAGTGTGTTGTTTTAATTTGTTTGAATACAGAGTGGTGTACGTTTCTAGTAGGTAAGAGTGGATGAGCTGATATTTTCATTCTATTACTGGGTTTGTTCttatttatgtaatactgtgtgCATGGCTTAATATTAATGCTATTAATTAATTGCAAGATTTATGTATTGTGTGCATGGCTTAATATTAGTGCTATTAATTAATTGCGAGATTTATGTATTGTGATCTTATAAATCGAATGCCCGTGTTTCCTTGAAAAGAACTGTCGTCTAAGCAATATACGTTTTGATTCTAGTCTCCACATATATGGAAGTGTTGAGGGCCTTGGTGACCCTAAGCCTAAGAACTTGAGGGGTCCTAAGAGGAACTTCCCTGCTTTGTACGTAGGAGACTATATACGCATGTGCGCAATTTAGACGGTAAAATTTCGACCATGCCTTCCGACTATTGCCTaaactatgtttttctatattcaGCATTCTCCTAGTTATTTCCTTTTTTGTTTgtgtttcttttttcctttttaagttTACGTTTCTTTCTATATTTTGCTAGAACTCGGAGCTATATAAACTTATGCCTAGGGGTGGGACTTAGGTTGGTTGGGCGGATTAAAAGGCTTGGCGGAGGCAGATCCGATCTAGGAATCCTTTGCCCAGATTGCCCATCATACCCGTGGAACCCATGGAGGTACTGCCCAAGCCCGCCCAAGTTATATTCCTCGGGTTTCTCGGATTGGCCCAGTTTCACTGGACATACGAGTTTTTTAATATAATAATAACAATTTTTTAGTAATAATAAGATTTAATTGCTCAAtttatctcaaatttccaaataACTGAAAATTATTTACAATAATATAAACTTTTATCATGTTGAATGATTAATGAGAtaaatataatttatattttcattattaaaTTTGAAGATACTATCAAAAATTACTCTAAGTAGATAACTATACTAATTATAAAAATAGTTTTATATAGGTATATCATAGTTCTTCGGGTTGGGCGGCTTGATTGGGTTAGAAATATTTGTGTCCATGCTTGACAAATTTAACTGGGTTTATAAATTTTATGCCCAAACTTGCCCAAAGTCTTGAAATATGTTGCCCATGTCCGCCCAATGTTCGGGTTGGGCATGAGTTGGGTGGGTTgacccaacccaagtcccacccctacTTATGCCGTAGAACTAAGTTTATTATCATTCAATTAGTAGAACTAAGTTTATTATTTAAGGTGGTTAATCAAGAAACGGAAACACAAGAAATCGAAAAACCTAAAagaaatcctaatggaagaaattGAAAATCCTGTAGAAAAAAAGCtcaaagaacttgaagctgaactGATGGAAGTGATTACCAAAGAAAGAAATAGAAGCTGATGGAAGACAATTGTGACGCATGTTCCTACGATTCTTAAGTTGTTAGAACACGATGATGTCTGTCTTTCGGATGGAATCCTTGTGATGTTAActtttcttttttaatcttcaataGCCATGTGATCATTCTTTGAATCTCTCCTAGTTGTTTTTTCCTGTGACTGAATCTAGTGTTAATCCTATT encodes:
- the LOC113351083 gene encoding RNA-binding protein 12-like, which produces MASYKIFFVLSMIIAVSFINFSSAARHLLQAPTALPSIPTISTIPTVPANPTIPTMPTIPAMPTIPTIPTVTPLPTVLPTVPNFTLPPLSAIQSTISSLFPNGIPFLTPSPSATTSSTTSP